The Daucus carota subsp. sativus chromosome 9, DH1 v3.0, whole genome shotgun sequence genome window below encodes:
- the LOC108202132 gene encoding probable cyclic nucleotide-gated ion channel 20, chloroplastic produces the protein MNGLNESALAIAIPASSQPSENQTFPNNIQPKRLHALLRIIFLRVMNPYSRCGQIWRKFVISFFIFAFLLQTLEPFLQYMKQDTNCIAEIDNSFVDIVQILVDLSNFIFILHVIIKFKTAYVDPESRLLVYDPIKVVYYRGVDLCIDFLFILPDSRELVQDILSEIELSAEAIGVFSFFMYLAVLWRLSVFAEPSVGAFFESWSSKFVVNLVAFLLFSHVVGMFWYFFASLRVEQCLEEACGEPWCSDYISCEPADYNPDFIFNLTLLSKWKNNKNAMACFGPDGYNYGIYVQAVGLMKNSTMPMRYIYSLSWGFQQISTLDGNQTPSVFVVEVLFSTFITAMGALLFSFLIGNIQRFLQAQGSRSFENSLRGSDIEQWMSHRQLPDDLKSKIRDSERYNWLATRGLNELMLLENLPEDLQRDIRRHLFKFDKKLPIVASMDESILDAIRERMKHNTYIEGSRVLVRGGLMDKMVYIVQGKLESTSEGETVVPLSEGDVCGAELITLCLEHYVLNRDGDKFTIPAGKLVSKRTVRCLTNVEAFTLRAADLEDVFSLYSGLLIQNPLVQGAITKESLYPKSLLRSRSY, from the coding sequence ATGAATGGCCTTAACGAATCAGCCTTAGCCATAGCCATACCAGCAAGCTCTCAACCCTCCGAAAATCAAACATTCCCCAATAATATTCAGCCAAAAAGACTTCATGCACTACttcgaataatatttttaagggTCATGAATCCATATTCTAGGTGTGGTCAGATTTGGAGGAAATTCGTCATCTCCTTCTTTATATTTGCATTTCTCTTACAAACTCTGGAACCCTTTTTGCAGTACATGAAGCAGGATACAAATTGCATAGCTGAAATCGACAATAGCTTTGTGGACATAGTGCAAATTCTGGTAGACTTGAgcaatttcatttttatattgCACGTCATCATTAAGTTTAAGACGGCCTATGTCGATCCTGAATCTAGACTTCTAGTTTACGATCCGATAAAAGTAGTTTATTATAGAGGTGTAGACTTATGCATCGATTTCCTTTTTATATTACCAGATAGCCGAGAATTGGTGCAAGACATACTCTCTGAGATCGAATTGTCTGCTGAGGCAATTGgggttttttcatttttcatgtATCTTGCTGTGTTGTGGAGACTATCTGTCTTTGCTGAGCCATCTGTGGGCGCCTTCTTTGAGTCATGGTCATCGAAATTTGTTGTCAATCTTGTTgcatttcttctttttagtcatGTGGTTGGGATGTTTTGGTATTTCTTTGCATCACTTAGGGTAGAACAATGTCTTGAAGAAGCTTGTGGCGAGCCTTGGTGCTCTGATTATATATCATGTGAGCCTGCAGATTATAATCCGGACTTCATATTTAATCTAACGTTATTGAGTAAGTGGAAGAACAACAAGAATGCTATGGCTTGTTTTGGTCCAGACGGTTACAACTATGGAATTTATGTTCAGGCTGTCGGTCTGATGAAAAATTCTACTATGCCAATGCGatatatatattcactgtcTTGGGGTTTTCAGCAAATAAGTACTCTGGATGGAAATCAAACTCCATCTGTCTTTGTCGTAGAAGTTCTCTTCTCTACGTTTATCACTGCTATGGGTGCTTTGCTGTTTTCTTTTCTCATTGGAAATATACAGAGGTTTCTCCAAGCTCAGGGAAGCAGGAGTTTTGAAAATTCTCTAAGGGGCTCTGACATTGAGCAATGGATGAGCCATCGCCAATTGCCAGACGATCTTAAATCAAAAATCCGTGATTCAGAACGATATAATTGGCTGGCGACCAGAGGTCTGAATGAACTGATGCTATTGGAGAATCTACCAGAAGACCTTCAAAGAGATATACGTCGACATCTCTTCAAATTTGACAAAAAACTCCCCATTGTTGCCTCAATGGACGAGTCCATCTTAGATGCCATCAGGGAAAGAATGAAACACAACACATATATTGAGGGAAGTAGAGTTTTAGTCCGTGGAGGTCTCATGGATAAGATGGTTTACATTGTTCAGGGGAAGCTTGAGAGTACTAGCGAAGGTGAGACTGTAGTTCCTTTGTCTGAGGGGGATGTCTGCGGCGCAGAACTTATTACATTGTGCCTAGAGCATTATGTTCTGAATAGAGATGGAGATAAATTCACAATTCCAGCAGGGAAACTGGTGAGCAAGAGGACGGTCCGATGCTTAACAAATGTAGAAGCATTTACACTTAGAGCTGCAGACCTGGAGGATGTCTTCAGTTTGTACTCTGGGCTTCTCATACAAAATCCTCTTGTTCAAGGTGCCATTACCAAGGAATCACTTTATCCAAAGAGTCTTTTGCGCAGTAGATCATATTAA
- the LOC108201640 gene encoding DNA (cytosine-5)-methyltransferase 1A-like: MIRGVNIVHGSTYTSKEPSMENSNTARQDPYCDTLSRENDACRVESHFSPDKRIEQILQPKEDKVVSASSLNTTIAGPPSIITGPPEILASSGALATSYQPNAYAPLEQSFHYGGYENNAGNWGEYPNYVNSNNLQIIPPAMFNDKSSLFYPSGYSFDTQMAYGQFPPLASPMSPFLADALYIFLSIGVCRTKWAIEYEEPVGDAFKFNHPDTTMFINNCNVILKAIMDKSGDADDCLLTPEAVDLASKLSEEELKNLPLPGQVDFINGGPSCQGYSGMHRFNQSFWSKVLCEMILAFLSFADYYRPKYFLLENVRNFVSFNKGQTFRLAIVSLLEMGYQVRFGILEAGAFRSVHLYGSPEETLLEWPEPMHAFSAPELKVALSGNKNYAAVRSTQAGVPFRAITL; this comes from the exons ATGATAAGGGGAGTCAATATTGTTCATGGTTCCACTTACACTTCAAAGGAACCGTCTATGGAAAACTCAAATACCGCACGACAGGATCCATATTGTGATACCCTTTCAAGGGAAAATGATGCTTGTAGAG TTGAGAGTCATTTTAGCCCTGATAAACGGATTGAACAG ATATTGCAACCTAAAGAGGATAAGGTTGTATCAGCGAGTTCTCTAAATACAACCATTGCTGGGCCGCCAAGCATTATAACAGGCCCGCCAGAAATCTTGGCTTCGAGTGGAGCACTTGCCACATCCTACCAGCCGAATGCATATGCTCCGCTAGAACAAAGTTTCCACTATGGAG GTTACGAGAACAATGCTGGTAACTGGGGGGAGTATCCTAACTATGTGAACTCAAACAACTTGCAGATAATACCTCCA GCTATGTTCAACGATAAATCCTCACTCTTTTATCCTTCCGGCTATAGCTTTGATACGCAAATGGCCTATGGCCAGTTTCCTCCTCTGGCCAGCCCAATGTCCCCATTTTTGGCTGATG CACTTTACATCTTTTTATCAATAG GTGTCTGTAGAACGAAGTGGGCAATTGAATATGAAGAGCCTGTGGGAGATGCGttcaaattcaatcatccaGACACAACAATGTTCATCAATAATTGCAATGTGATTTTAAA GGCCATCATGGATAAGAGTGGAGATGCAGATGACTGCCTTTTAACACCAGAGGCAGTAGATTTAGCTTCTAAATTAAGTGAGGAGGAACTAAAGAATTTGCCACTGCCAGGACAGGTTGATTTTATCAATGGAGGCCCCTCTTGTCAG GGATACTCTGGAATGCATAGATTTAACCAGAGCTTTTGGAGTAAAGTACTATGCGAGATGATTTTAGCATTCTTATCATTTGCGGATTATTATCGACCAAAGtattttcttcttgagaatgtGAGGAATTTTGTGTCCTTCAACAAGGGACAAACATTCCGTCTAGCTATTGTTTCACTTCTTGAAATGGGTTACCAG GTTCGGTTTGGTATACTTGAAGCTGGAGCATTTAGAAGCGTGCATTTGTATGGGTCTCCTGAAGAAACTCTCCTCGAGTGGCCAGAACCGATGCATGCCTTCTCTGCACCAGAGCTAAAAGTTGCATTATCCGGAAACAAGAATTATGCTGCTGTCCGGAGTACTCAAGCTGGAGTACCATTCAGAGCTATCACTTTATAA